In one Pyxidicoccus xibeiensis genomic region, the following are encoded:
- a CDS encoding HesB/IscA family protein, whose translation MESTTTTPAPANSQAPQAAQQVAVRLTEAAIQQVKSVIKAQGFEGYFFSIRVVPAGCSGLGYDLNLVKESKAGDAVWEQDGVKIATDPMSQQYLSGTEIDYVSAITGAGFKFNNPNAKSSCGCGTSFTT comes from the coding sequence ATGGAAAGCACCACCACGACCCCCGCCCCCGCCAACTCGCAGGCCCCCCAGGCCGCCCAGCAGGTGGCCGTGCGTCTGACGGAGGCCGCCATCCAGCAGGTGAAGTCGGTCATCAAGGCCCAGGGCTTCGAGGGCTACTTCTTCTCCATCCGCGTGGTGCCGGCCGGCTGCAGCGGCCTGGGCTATGACCTGAACCTGGTCAAGGAGTCCAAGGCCGGCGACGCCGTGTGGGAGCAGGACGGCGTGAAGATTGCCACCGACCCCATGAGCCAGCAGTACCTGTCCGGCACGGAGATCGACTACGTCTCCGCCATCACCGGCGCGGGCTTCAAGTTCAACAACCCGAACGCGAAGTCCTCCTGCGGCTGCGGCACGTCGTTCACGACCTGA
- a CDS encoding rhodanese-like domain-containing protein, whose translation MPIPEITPARLAELLAGPPGARPALLDVRFPDEHAWVALPDSVLIPLPELDERAEELEALRGRPVVVYCHHGVRSLDGAAYLLSRGLEAVSLRGGIDLYSRQVDPTLPRY comes from the coding sequence ATGCCCATCCCGGAGATAACCCCCGCCCGGCTCGCCGAGCTGCTCGCCGGCCCGCCCGGAGCGCGCCCCGCCCTGCTCGATGTGCGCTTCCCGGACGAGCACGCGTGGGTGGCGCTCCCGGACTCGGTGCTCATCCCCCTGCCGGAGCTGGACGAGCGCGCCGAGGAGCTGGAGGCCCTGCGCGGCAGGCCCGTCGTCGTCTACTGCCACCACGGCGTGCGCAGCCTGGACGGCGCGGCCTATCTGCTGTCCCGGGGGCTGGAGGCCGTGTCCCTGCGCGGCGGCATCGACCTGTACTCGCGGCAGGTGGACCCCACCCTGCCCCGCTACTGA
- a CDS encoding serine/threonine protein kinase, with protein sequence MNPQSFGKYQLLKKLATGGMAEVWLARQMGIEGFQKNLVVKRILPHLAEDREFVEMFRNEALIAARFNHPNIAQVYEFGEANGTYYIAMEFIHGEDLGRVMRKAAASGQWVARPLAIRIVAAACEGLHYAHSRTDDAGRPLRVVHRDISPQNILISFDGSVKLVDFGIAKAADQASLTKSGAIKGKFAYMAPEQAAGKPLDGRADIFAIGLVLYELLTGVRPLKRDSELATLQAAMECAIAPPSQVADVPEEMDPVVMRAIAKNADDRYREARQFQVALEEILVGQRWVAGSVQISELMETLFADRLADEKAQGQVNPVGEDSAPSGTPQPPPPPAERGRGKSSAAAEMNWEAPPGEPSHRERGRASSQRPALPPRRATSVAAPVVAEEDPGEWEAPSGTDEHPSRRRPSNPNSTRVARTNSRSDLRSASTESPAPRRSSLTRAPVVSDENTPLPPPRSRANLEAVDERTRMEDEEHDDERTILPPPPEPPPAPPRRRATGMQSSIQPAAEAPPPRRRTSSRVDSRAEMPEPPPRRVSGIAPAARRKDDDEVERALEDSSRRTRRNMATRNVAMVGFIVGLLAVVGVFHKPIIAMLNARPADGQPVHVTVNSNERVKVSVRHGPQCHSEQPVTELGFTPLTLAAGAHLQDTLILENEQQGIYKEDAEQLAFGMMGEPKVLTYEFRRGHLQLTLKPDGLRGISVRRNGQEVGSYNGKGLKMDLFEGRHKLELHGGPLKDPFIFEVDIKPGIINKEQQDLSAFVG encoded by the coding sequence ATGAACCCTCAATCATTCGGGAAATACCAGCTTCTGAAGAAGCTCGCCACGGGCGGCATGGCCGAGGTCTGGCTTGCGCGTCAGATGGGCATCGAGGGGTTCCAGAAGAACCTCGTCGTCAAGCGCATCCTTCCGCACCTGGCGGAGGACCGTGAGTTCGTGGAGATGTTCCGGAACGAGGCGCTGATCGCCGCGCGCTTCAACCACCCGAACATCGCCCAGGTCTACGAGTTCGGCGAGGCCAACGGCACCTACTACATCGCCATGGAGTTCATCCATGGCGAGGACCTGGGCCGGGTGATGCGCAAGGCGGCGGCCTCCGGGCAGTGGGTGGCCCGGCCGCTGGCCATCCGCATCGTCGCCGCCGCGTGCGAGGGGCTGCACTACGCCCACAGCCGCACGGACGACGCGGGCCGGCCGCTGCGCGTGGTGCACCGCGACATCTCGCCCCAGAACATCCTGATCAGCTTCGACGGCTCGGTGAAGCTGGTGGACTTCGGCATCGCCAAGGCGGCGGATCAGGCGTCCCTGACGAAGTCCGGCGCCATCAAGGGCAAGTTCGCGTACATGGCGCCCGAGCAGGCCGCGGGCAAGCCGCTGGACGGGCGCGCGGACATCTTCGCCATCGGCCTGGTGCTGTACGAGCTGCTCACCGGCGTGCGGCCGCTCAAGCGCGACTCGGAGCTGGCCACGCTGCAGGCCGCCATGGAGTGCGCCATCGCCCCGCCGTCGCAGGTGGCGGACGTGCCGGAGGAGATGGACCCGGTGGTGATGCGGGCCATCGCCAAGAACGCGGACGACCGCTACCGGGAGGCGCGGCAGTTCCAGGTGGCGCTGGAGGAGATCCTCGTCGGGCAGCGCTGGGTGGCCGGCTCGGTGCAGATCTCCGAGCTGATGGAGACGCTCTTCGCGGACCGCCTGGCCGACGAGAAGGCCCAGGGCCAGGTCAACCCGGTGGGCGAGGACTCCGCGCCCTCCGGCACGCCGCAGCCGCCCCCGCCGCCCGCCGAGCGGGGCCGCGGCAAGTCCTCCGCCGCCGCGGAGATGAACTGGGAGGCGCCCCCGGGCGAGCCGTCCCACCGCGAGCGCGGGCGGGCGTCGAGCCAGCGCCCCGCGCTGCCGCCGCGCCGCGCCACCTCGGTGGCCGCGCCGGTGGTGGCCGAGGAGGACCCGGGCGAGTGGGAGGCCCCGTCGGGCACCGACGAGCACCCCTCTCGCCGCCGGCCCTCCAACCCCAACTCCACCCGGGTGGCGCGCACCAACTCCCGCTCGGACCTGCGGAGCGCCTCCACGGAGTCACCCGCCCCGCGCCGCTCGTCGCTGACGCGCGCGCCGGTCGTCTCCGACGAGAACACGCCGCTGCCGCCGCCGCGCTCCCGCGCCAACCTGGAGGCGGTGGACGAGCGCACCCGCATGGAGGACGAGGAGCACGACGACGAGCGGACCATCCTCCCGCCGCCGCCGGAGCCCCCGCCCGCGCCGCCCCGCCGCCGTGCGACGGGCATGCAGTCGTCCATCCAGCCCGCGGCGGAAGCGCCGCCGCCGCGCCGGCGCACCTCCAGCCGCGTGGACAGCCGGGCGGAGATGCCGGAGCCGCCGCCGCGCCGCGTGTCCGGCATTGCCCCGGCGGCCCGCCGCAAGGACGACGACGAGGTGGAGCGCGCCCTCGAGGACTCCTCGCGGCGCACGCGCCGCAACATGGCCACGCGCAACGTGGCCATGGTGGGCTTCATCGTGGGCCTGCTGGCCGTGGTGGGCGTCTTCCACAAGCCCATCATCGCCATGCTCAACGCCCGGCCGGCGGACGGGCAGCCCGTGCACGTCACCGTCAACTCCAACGAGCGGGTGAAGGTGTCCGTGCGCCACGGCCCCCAGTGCCACAGCGAGCAGCCGGTGACGGAGCTGGGCTTCACGCCGCTGACGCTGGCCGCCGGCGCGCACCTGCAGGACACGCTCATCCTGGAGAACGAGCAGCAGGGCATCTACAAGGAGGACGCCGAGCAGCTGGCCTTCGGGATGATGGGTGAGCCCAAGGTGCTCACCTACGAGTTCCGCCGCGGCCACCTCCAGCTCACGCTGAAGCCCGACGGCCTGCGCGGCATCAGCGTGCGGCGCAACGGCCAGGAGGTGGGCAGCTACAACGGCAAGGGCCTGAAGATGGACCTGTTCGAGGGCCGCCACAAGCTGGAGCTCCACGGCGGACCGCTGAAGGACCCGTTCATCTTCGAGGTCGACATCAAGCCGGGCATCATCAACAAGGAGCAGCAGGACCTCTCCGCCTTCGTGGGCTAG